One region of Triticum aestivum cultivar Chinese Spring chromosome 6B, IWGSC CS RefSeq v2.1, whole genome shotgun sequence genomic DNA includes:
- the LOC123136166 gene encoding disease resistance protein RGA2 isoform X1, whose translation MSLSAIGIISALNECVTLFQWAKSAISSLHSRWSGSQEQHLQDRVLQLESGLQCLRDTLPAMYSLINKAEWRSHNDGVASLLPNLKDAVSEAEDLLDEFRWYEKKVQVEGNASQFPFIDFFDTVIQGSFNKLNDVQLRLNHLSRQIDTMVLHGVTHRFDKLVRPETTSLPNETKIFGRDKELKQVLGFLNVPANSKRRRATSSVNASTSAPVSNQVSTESRIYSLPVLPIVGIGGVGKTTLAQHICNHQRVKSHFELIIWICVSDDFDVKRLIKEVIQSCTGKVVTIDNLDFLQRALSNLVTNKRLLVVLDDMWDDALKENEQCWKRFIAPFRSVQEGSAMLVTTRCPKVTEGVRTMEPVILEGLKDDVFWNFFKSCIFGSENSDNDPELEHIGRSILPKLKGSPLAAKTLGRMLSMDLQASHWNFILESELWELRQEQTDILPALRLSYMYLPFYLKQCFAFCAVYPKDYRFEKACLAEIWAAEGFVEPQGGVPIQNIGCQYFEDLVARSFFQKVNGGYVIHDLLHDMAQMVSEHHCFILRNKSDFDKIPQNVRHLYVLSGSEFDDSDLLRLCKYTKLRTLICKKSLGRKASFVMDHWCTKLPRMRVISCASVDELPDSIGNWKHLRYLEICRAGLLMKRLPSTLCWLYHLQILYAKKCKLENLPDDFGKLTSLQKFESDGLTYYAGDQMTFDLEKCEEGKRISLIKKLNQFRGHLKIANGGMLSKDQAAEAELKNKKYLDELTLNMNSQRSQTIQENVIEVLEVLQPPISLKSLLLQNYAGVSLPSWLLPQNLPSLKSLTFAGCFELKSISSPMISQGINLNEIPAVGIFLSLADVTIDGCRNISSLEQFLCSDYVPAIKKIRIEHCEMLASVPTEKFGEFHFLEELVMCHCPNIRLQRLVSPSLQKLHLWRAGLFCNIDCCSLTYFDLSCESVTSINLQTWSLPALQELHVACKNLTSIGDSPIFSISTGTSTTRAFSFLNVISFWMCQKLSALDDFLTQEYVPAVEKIEIKCCRELMSLPGENFGSFPYLKHLVVIECPSLKWQRGFTLPSSLQRLNLAQCGDISPYVPSCLLNLTSLVSLRMIVCQGITSIPGDIWRSNLTSLEELRISDCPDLVSFGGAKAVVMIKKVLICRCPNLRGVKEINREEH comes from the coding sequence ATGAGCTTATCTGCCATTGGGATAATTAGTGCCCTCAATGAATGTGTCACTTTGTTTCAGTGGGCCAAATCTGCCATTTCATCTTTGCACTCCCGATGGAGTGGCTCACAGGAGCAACATCTTCAGGATCGTGTATTGCAGTTGGAGAGTGGCCTGCAATGTCTCAGGGATACTCTTCCTGCAATGTACAGCCTCATTAATAAAGCAGAGTGGAGAAGCCACAACGACGGTGTGGCTAGTCTCCTTCCTAATCTCAAGGATGCAGTGTCTGAGGCCGAGGACCTTCTTGATGAATTCAGATGGTATGAGAAGAAGGTGCAAGTGGAGGGCAATGCAAGCCAATTTCCTTTCATTGACTTCTTTGATACTGTCATCCAAGGCAGCTTCAACAAACTGAATGATGTCCAGTTGAGGTTGAACCATCTTTCGAGACAGATTGACACTATGGTGCTTCATGGAGTTACACATCGCTTTGACAAATTAGTCAGGCCAGAGACCACTTCTTTGCCAAATGAAACAAAAATATTTGGTCGTGACAAGGAGCTGAAGCAGGTATTGGGTTTTCTCAATGTACCTGCAAATTCAAAACGCAGGAGAGCAACTAGTTCAGTCAATGCATCAACCAGCGCACCAGTGAGCAACCAAGTTAGTACTGAATCAAGGATATATAGTCTTCCTGTTTTGCCAATAGTTGGAATTGGTGGTGTTGGAAAAACTACTTTGGCCCAACATATATGCAATCATCAACGAGTGAAGTCTCACTTTGAGCTGATAATTTGGATTTGCGTCTCCGATGACTTTGACGTGAAGAGGTTAATTAAAGAAGTTATACAATCTTGTACTGGAAAGGTGGTAACAATTGATAATTTGGATTTTCTTCAGCGTGCTCTCTCTAACCTTGTGACCAATAAAAGGTTATTGGTAGTCCTTGATGACATGTGGGATGACGCCTTGAAGGAAAATGAGCAGTGTTGGAAGAGGTTTATTGCACCTTTTAGAAGTGTCCAAGAGGGTAGTGCGATGTTGGTCACCACTAGATGTCCAAAGGTTACCGAGGGGGTGCGCACAATGGAGCCCGTCATATTAGAAGGTCTAAAGGATGACGTCTTCTGGAATTTCTTCAAGTCATGCATATTTGGATCTGAGAATTCTGACAATGATCCTGAATTAGAGCATATTGGCAGAAGTATACTTCCTAAATTGAAGGGTTCTCCATTGGCCGCCAAAACTCTAGGACGGATGTTAAGTATGGACCTTCAAGCATCACATTGGAATTTTATACTTGAGAGTGAATTATGGGAGTTGAGACAAGAGCAGACTGACATTTTGCCTGCACTTCGGTTGAGCTACATGTATTTACCATTCTATTTGAAGCAATGCTTTGCATTCTGCGCTGTGTACCCCAAAGATTACAGATTTGAGAAGGCATGCTTAGCTGAAATTTGGGCAGCAGAAGGCTTTGTGGAACCTCAAGGTGGTGTTCCAATTCAAAATATTGGCTGTCAGTATTTTGAAGACCTTGTTGCAAGGTCCTTCTTTCAAAAGGTTAATGGTGGATATGTAATCCATGATTTGCTGCATGACATGGCACAAATGGTTTCAGAGCACCATTGCTTCATCTTAAGAAATAAGAGTGACTTTGATAAAATTCCCCAGAATGTTCGTCATCTGTATGTACTCTCTGGCAGTGAATTTGACGATTCCGACTTGTTGAGACTATGCAAGTATACGAAGTTGCGTACCTTAATTTGCAAGAAGAGTTTAGGGAGAAAAGCAAGCTTTGTAATGGACCACTGGTGTACTAAACTTCCGCGCATGCGTGTGATTTCTTGTGCCTCTGTAGATGAGTTACCAGATAGTATTGGCAACTGGAAGCATCTTCGGTACCTTGAAATCTGCAGAGCTGGTCTTCTCATGAAAAGGCTTCCTTCAACTTTGTGTTGGCTATATCATCTGCAGATTTTATATGCCAAGAAATGCAAGCTAGAAAACTTGCCCGATGACTTTGGTAAGTTGACTAGTTTGCAGAAATTCGAATCAGATGGATTAACATATTATGCTGGGGATCAAATGACTTTTGATCTAGAAAAATGTGAGGAGGGAAAACGTATAAGTTTAATAAAGAAACTTAATCAGTTTCGTGGACACTTGAAGATAGCTAATGGTGGCATGCTAAGTAAGGATCAGGCAGCAGAAGCTGAACTAAAGAATAAGAAATATCTTGATGAGTTGACACTCAATATGAATTCACAGAGGTCTCAAACCATCCAGGAGAATGTGATAGAAGTGCTTGAAGTTCTGCAACCTCCTATCAGTCTCAAGTCTCTGTTACTCCAGAATTATGCTGGTGTCTCACTCCCAAGCTGGCTTTTGCCACAAAATTTGCCAAGCTTAAAATCACTTACTTTTGCAGGTTGTTTTGAACTCAAGAGCATATCATCTCCCATGATCTCACAGGGCATAAACTTAAATGAGATACCTGCAGTTGGTATTTTCCTCTCCCTGGCAGATGTAACCATTGATGGGTGCAGGAATATATCAAGCCTCGAACAGTTTCTATGCTCAGATTATGTGCCAGCCATCAAGAAAATAAGAATTGAACATTGTGAGATGTTAGCATCAGTACCTACCGAAAAGTTTGGAGAATTTCATTTCCTTGAAGAACTAGTCATGTGTCATTGTCCAAACATCCGGCTCCAAAGATTGGTGTCGCCGTCCCTTCAGAAGCTACATCTCTGGCGTGCTGGTCTCTTTTGCAATATTGACTGCTGCTCCCTCACCTACTTTGATTTATCATGCGAGTCTGTCACGTCCATCAACCTGCAAACATGGAGTCTTCCAGCTCTGCAAGAGTTGCACGTTGCGTGCAAAAATCTTACATCTATTGGAGACTCCCCTATTTTTTCCATTTCTACAGGCACCAGCACCACTAGAGCATTCTCGTTCCTTAATGTTATATCATTTTGGATGTGTCAGAAATTGTCAGCCCTTGATGACTTCCTAACACAAGAATATGTACCTGCTGTTGAGAAAATTGAAATCAAATGTTGTAGGGAGTTAATGTCCCTGCCAGGTGAAAATTTTGGGAGTTTTCCCTATCTGAAACATTTGGTGGTTATTGAGTGTCCAAGTCTCAAGTGGCAAAGGGGATTCACGTTGCCATCATCTCTCCAAAGGCTCAACTTGGCGCAATGTGGGGATATCTCTCCATACGTTCCCAGCTGCCTACTGAACCTTACATCCCTCGTGTCACTGAGGATGATTGTGTGCCAGGGTATAACATCCATTCCAGGCGACATTTGGCGCAGTAATCTTACATCACTTGAGGAATTGAGGATTTCGGATTGTCCAGACCTAGTTTCATTTGGTGGAGCAAAGGCAGTAGTAATGATAAAGAAGGTATTGATATGCCGGTGTCCAAACTTAAGGGGAGTAAAGGAGATCAATAGAGAAGAGCACTAA
- the LOC123136166 gene encoding disease resistance protein RGA2 isoform X2 has product MSLSAIGIISALNECVTLFQWAKSAISSLHSRWSGSQEQHLQDRVLQLESGLQCLRDTLPAMYSLINKAEWRSHNDGVASLLPNLKDAVSEAEDLLDEFRWYEKKVQVEGNASQFPFIDFFDTVIQGSFNKLNDVQLRLNHLSRQIDTMVLHGVTHRFDKLVRPETTSLPNETKIFGRDKELKQVLGFLNVPANSKRRRATSSVNASTSAPVSNQVSTESRIYSLPVLPIVGIGGVGKTTLAQHICNHQRVKSHFELIIWICVSDDFDVKRLIKEVIQSCTGKVVTIDNLDFLQRALSNLVTNKRLLVVLDDMWDDALKENEQCWKRFIAPFRSVQEGSAMLVTTRCPKVTEGVRTMEPVILEGLKDDVFWNFFKSCIFGSENSDNDPELEHIGRSILPKLKGSPLAAKTLGRMLSMDLQASHWNFILESELWELRQEQTDILPALRLSYMYLPFYLKQCFAFCAVYPKDYRFEKACLAEIWAAEGFVEPQGGVPIQNIGCQYFEDLVARSFFQKVNGGYVIHDLLHDMAQMVSEHHCFILRNKSDFDKIPQNVRHLYVLSGSEFDDSDLLRLCKYTKLRTLICKKSLGRKASFVMDHWCTKLPRMRVISCASVDELPDSIGNWKHLRYLEICRAGLLMKRLPSTLCWLYHLQILYAKKCKLENLPDDFGKLTSLQKFESDGLTYYAGDQMTFDLEKCEEGKRISLIKKLNQFRGHLKIANGGMLSKDQAAEAELKNKKYLDELTLNMNSQRSQTIQENVIEVLEVLQPPISLKSLLLQNYAGVSLPSWLLPQNLPSLKSLTFAGCFELKSISSPMISQGINLNEIPAVGIFLSLADVTIDGCRNISSLEQFLCSDYVPAIKKIRIEHCEMLASVPTEKFGEFHFLEELVMCHCPNIRLQRLVSPSLQKLHLWRAGLFCNIDCCSLTYFDLSCESVTSINLQTWSLPALQELHVACKNLTSIGDSPIFSISTGTSTTRAFSFLNVISFWMCQKLSALDDFLTQEYVPAVEKIEIKCCRELMSLPGENFGSFPYLKHLVVIECPSLKWQRGFTLPSSLQRLNLAQCGDISPYVPSCLLNLTSLVSLRMIVCQGITSIPGDIWRSNLTSLEELRISDCPDLVSFGGAKAVVMIKKEEPAVSGFRTYGMHNGVKNQERETVMDKDYRCCSPHGEGRSQAARVREGRILLARRLASRFVDSRRLRLLVVRCMSRLLRQGCARRPEVVAEGACLLDSWTRIGGSLVL; this is encoded by the exons ATGAGCTTATCTGCCATTGGGATAATTAGTGCCCTCAATGAATGTGTCACTTTGTTTCAGTGGGCCAAATCTGCCATTTCATCTTTGCACTCCCGATGGAGTGGCTCACAGGAGCAACATCTTCAGGATCGTGTATTGCAGTTGGAGAGTGGCCTGCAATGTCTCAGGGATACTCTTCCTGCAATGTACAGCCTCATTAATAAAGCAGAGTGGAGAAGCCACAACGACGGTGTGGCTAGTCTCCTTCCTAATCTCAAGGATGCAGTGTCTGAGGCCGAGGACCTTCTTGATGAATTCAGATGGTATGAGAAGAAGGTGCAAGTGGAGGGCAATGCAAGCCAATTTCCTTTCATTGACTTCTTTGATACTGTCATCCAAGGCAGCTTCAACAAACTGAATGATGTCCAGTTGAGGTTGAACCATCTTTCGAGACAGATTGACACTATGGTGCTTCATGGAGTTACACATCGCTTTGACAAATTAGTCAGGCCAGAGACCACTTCTTTGCCAAATGAAACAAAAATATTTGGTCGTGACAAGGAGCTGAAGCAGGTATTGGGTTTTCTCAATGTACCTGCAAATTCAAAACGCAGGAGAGCAACTAGTTCAGTCAATGCATCAACCAGCGCACCAGTGAGCAACCAAGTTAGTACTGAATCAAGGATATATAGTCTTCCTGTTTTGCCAATAGTTGGAATTGGTGGTGTTGGAAAAACTACTTTGGCCCAACATATATGCAATCATCAACGAGTGAAGTCTCACTTTGAGCTGATAATTTGGATTTGCGTCTCCGATGACTTTGACGTGAAGAGGTTAATTAAAGAAGTTATACAATCTTGTACTGGAAAGGTGGTAACAATTGATAATTTGGATTTTCTTCAGCGTGCTCTCTCTAACCTTGTGACCAATAAAAGGTTATTGGTAGTCCTTGATGACATGTGGGATGACGCCTTGAAGGAAAATGAGCAGTGTTGGAAGAGGTTTATTGCACCTTTTAGAAGTGTCCAAGAGGGTAGTGCGATGTTGGTCACCACTAGATGTCCAAAGGTTACCGAGGGGGTGCGCACAATGGAGCCCGTCATATTAGAAGGTCTAAAGGATGACGTCTTCTGGAATTTCTTCAAGTCATGCATATTTGGATCTGAGAATTCTGACAATGATCCTGAATTAGAGCATATTGGCAGAAGTATACTTCCTAAATTGAAGGGTTCTCCATTGGCCGCCAAAACTCTAGGACGGATGTTAAGTATGGACCTTCAAGCATCACATTGGAATTTTATACTTGAGAGTGAATTATGGGAGTTGAGACAAGAGCAGACTGACATTTTGCCTGCACTTCGGTTGAGCTACATGTATTTACCATTCTATTTGAAGCAATGCTTTGCATTCTGCGCTGTGTACCCCAAAGATTACAGATTTGAGAAGGCATGCTTAGCTGAAATTTGGGCAGCAGAAGGCTTTGTGGAACCTCAAGGTGGTGTTCCAATTCAAAATATTGGCTGTCAGTATTTTGAAGACCTTGTTGCAAGGTCCTTCTTTCAAAAGGTTAATGGTGGATATGTAATCCATGATTTGCTGCATGACATGGCACAAATGGTTTCAGAGCACCATTGCTTCATCTTAAGAAATAAGAGTGACTTTGATAAAATTCCCCAGAATGTTCGTCATCTGTATGTACTCTCTGGCAGTGAATTTGACGATTCCGACTTGTTGAGACTATGCAAGTATACGAAGTTGCGTACCTTAATTTGCAAGAAGAGTTTAGGGAGAAAAGCAAGCTTTGTAATGGACCACTGGTGTACTAAACTTCCGCGCATGCGTGTGATTTCTTGTGCCTCTGTAGATGAGTTACCAGATAGTATTGGCAACTGGAAGCATCTTCGGTACCTTGAAATCTGCAGAGCTGGTCTTCTCATGAAAAGGCTTCCTTCAACTTTGTGTTGGCTATATCATCTGCAGATTTTATATGCCAAGAAATGCAAGCTAGAAAACTTGCCCGATGACTTTGGTAAGTTGACTAGTTTGCAGAAATTCGAATCAGATGGATTAACATATTATGCTGGGGATCAAATGACTTTTGATCTAGAAAAATGTGAGGAGGGAAAACGTATAAGTTTAATAAAGAAACTTAATCAGTTTCGTGGACACTTGAAGATAGCTAATGGTGGCATGCTAAGTAAGGATCAGGCAGCAGAAGCTGAACTAAAGAATAAGAAATATCTTGATGAGTTGACACTCAATATGAATTCACAGAGGTCTCAAACCATCCAGGAGAATGTGATAGAAGTGCTTGAAGTTCTGCAACCTCCTATCAGTCTCAAGTCTCTGTTACTCCAGAATTATGCTGGTGTCTCACTCCCAAGCTGGCTTTTGCCACAAAATTTGCCAAGCTTAAAATCACTTACTTTTGCAGGTTGTTTTGAACTCAAGAGCATATCATCTCCCATGATCTCACAGGGCATAAACTTAAATGAGATACCTGCAGTTGGTATTTTCCTCTCCCTGGCAGATGTAACCATTGATGGGTGCAGGAATATATCAAGCCTCGAACAGTTTCTATGCTCAGATTATGTGCCAGCCATCAAGAAAATAAGAATTGAACATTGTGAGATGTTAGCATCAGTACCTACCGAAAAGTTTGGAGAATTTCATTTCCTTGAAGAACTAGTCATGTGTCATTGTCCAAACATCCGGCTCCAAAGATTGGTGTCGCCGTCCCTTCAGAAGCTACATCTCTGGCGTGCTGGTCTCTTTTGCAATATTGACTGCTGCTCCCTCACCTACTTTGATTTATCATGCGAGTCTGTCACGTCCATCAACCTGCAAACATGGAGTCTTCCAGCTCTGCAAGAGTTGCACGTTGCGTGCAAAAATCTTACATCTATTGGAGACTCCCCTATTTTTTCCATTTCTACAGGCACCAGCACCACTAGAGCATTCTCGTTCCTTAATGTTATATCATTTTGGATGTGTCAGAAATTGTCAGCCCTTGATGACTTCCTAACACAAGAATATGTACCTGCTGTTGAGAAAATTGAAATCAAATGTTGTAGGGAGTTAATGTCCCTGCCAGGTGAAAATTTTGGGAGTTTTCCCTATCTGAAACATTTGGTGGTTATTGAGTGTCCAAGTCTCAAGTGGCAAAGGGGATTCACGTTGCCATCATCTCTCCAAAGGCTCAACTTGGCGCAATGTGGGGATATCTCTCCATACGTTCCCAGCTGCCTACTGAACCTTACATCCCTCGTGTCACTGAGGATGATTGTGTGCCAGGGTATAACATCCATTCCAGGCGACATTTGGCGCAGTAATCTTACATCACTTGAGGAATTGAGGATTTCGGATTGTCCAGACCTAGTTTCATTTGGTGGAGCAAAGGCAGTAGTAATGATAAAGAAG GAAGAACCTGCGGTTTCAGGTTTCAGAACGTATGGCATGCACAACGGAGTGAAAAATCAGGAAAGAGAAACGGTGATGGATAAAGATTACCGCTGCTGCAGCCCACATGGGGAAGGGAGAAGTCAGGCGGCCCGGGTCAGAGAGGGACGCATACTGCTCGCTCGTCGATTGGCGTCCAGGTTCGTGGATAGCAGGCGTCTGCGGCTGCTCGTCGTTCGCTGCATGAGCAGGCTGCTGCGGCAAGGATGCGCGCGGCGGCCGGAGGTAGTGGCCGAGGGCGCGTGCCTGCTTGACTCGTGGACGCGGATCGGTGGTAGCCTAGTACTGTAG